A stretch of Acidobacteriota bacterium DNA encodes these proteins:
- the infC gene encoding translation initiation factor IF-3, protein MAFERSGPRREERTRTNERIRVREIRVIDDTGAQLGIMPPPQALALARSKGLDLVEVAAAATPPVCRIMDFGKYQYQEQKRTREARKHQKVIEVKEIKFRPKVDEHDYQFKKKHIENFLADGDKVKATIFFRGREMAHPEIGLRILERLIEELGHEAVAENMPRREANTMHVILARRAGSGPKQAAAPRPAPRPAAVQAEAVPIVEAVPIVEAAPVVEAAPVVEEVPVVEDVPAEAGVEPKSEDVGPDA, encoded by the coding sequence ATCGCTTTTGAACGTTCTGGTCCGCGCCGTGAAGAACGCACCCGTACCAACGAACGCATCCGCGTCCGCGAAATCCGGGTGATCGACGACACCGGCGCTCAGTTGGGCATCATGCCTCCGCCGCAGGCGCTGGCGCTGGCGCGCTCCAAAGGTCTGGACCTGGTCGAGGTGGCCGCAGCGGCCACCCCGCCGGTGTGCCGAATCATGGATTTCGGGAAGTACCAATACCAGGAGCAGAAGCGCACCCGCGAGGCTCGGAAGCACCAGAAGGTGATCGAGGTCAAGGAGATCAAGTTCCGTCCCAAGGTCGACGAGCACGACTACCAGTTCAAGAAGAAGCACATCGAGAACTTCCTGGCGGACGGCGACAAGGTGAAGGCCACGATCTTTTTCCGCGGCCGCGAGATGGCGCACCCCGAGATCGGGCTGCGTATCCTCGAACGGCTGATCGAGGAGTTGGGTCACGAGGCCGTGGCCGAGAACATGCCTCGGCGAGAGGCCAACACGATGCACGTGATTCTGGCCAGGCGCGCGGGCAGCGGACCCAAGCAGGCCGCCGCCCCACGACCGGCCCCCCGCCCGGCGGCGGTCCAGGCCGAAGCCGTGCCGATCGTCGAAGCCGTGCCGATCGTCGAAGCCGCGCCGGTCGTCGAAGCCGCGCCGGTCGTCGAAGAGGTGCCGGTCGTCGAAGACGTGCCGGCCGAAGCCGGGGTGGAGCCCAAATCCGAGGATGTCGGTCCGGACGCATAG
- the rpmI gene encoding 50S ribosomal protein L35, with the protein MPKIKTHRGAAKRFKKTASGKFLRHSAFKRHLLGSKTTKRKRQLSKATVVSEADHATLEKMLPYK; encoded by the coding sequence ATGCCGAAGATCAAGACCCATCGCGGCGCCGCCAAGCGGTTCAAGAAGACGGCGTCTGGCAAGTTCCTGCGCCACTCCGCATTCAAGCGTCATTTGCTGGGGAGCAAGACGACCAAGCGCAAGCGGCAACTGTCGAAGGCCACCGTGGTCTCGGAAGCCGACCACGCGACGCTGGAGAAGATGCTGCCGTACAAGTAA
- the rplT gene encoding 50S ribosomal protein L20, translating to MPRVKRGTVRRAKRKRLLGRAKGFFLNKSKLYRAAKEAVDKALGYGFVGRRNKKRDYRRLWIVRINAAAREHNWTYRELVHGLTLAGITIDRKHLAELAVNDKPGFKTVLDQARRASDAAPKPAAAPKPAAPAKPKATTAKAKTTKAKA from the coding sequence ATGCCGAGAGTCAAGCGTGGCACCGTCCGGAGAGCCAAGCGTAAACGGCTACTGGGACGCGCCAAAGGGTTCTTCCTCAACAAGAGCAAGCTGTACCGAGCCGCCAAAGAGGCGGTCGACAAGGCCCTGGGATACGGGTTTGTCGGTCGTCGCAACAAGAAGCGGGATTATCGCCGGCTGTGGATCGTCCGCATCAACGCCGCGGCCCGCGAACACAACTGGACATATCGGGAACTGGTGCATGGACTGACGCTGGCCGGCATCACGATCGACCGGAAGCACCTCGCGGAGCTGGCGGTCAACGACAAGCCCGGCTTCAAGACGGTGCTCGATCAGGCGCGCCGCGCGTCGGACGCCGCGCCCAAGCCGGCAGCAGCGCCCAAGCCTGCGGCGCCGGCGAAGCCGAAGGCCACCACGGCGAAGGCGAAGACCACCAAGGCGAAGGCATAG
- a CDS encoding cell division protein ZapA gives MADVVVPVEILGQRYPIRGTLDAAYIQQLASFVDEKMRAAAGMTSETDSARVAVVAALNIADEVFRLRGPAESHEAEVAARLASLEQLIDETLAG, from the coding sequence ATGGCTGATGTCGTGGTACCCGTCGAGATTCTCGGGCAGCGGTACCCGATCCGCGGCACGCTGGATGCCGCGTACATCCAGCAGCTTGCCAGTTTCGTGGACGAGAAGATGCGGGCGGCCGCCGGCATGACGTCGGAAACCGATTCGGCGCGCGTGGCCGTCGTGGCCGCCCTCAACATCGCCGACGAGGTGTTCCGGCTCAGGGGCCCCGCCGAGAGCCACGAGGCCGAAGTGGCCGCGCGGCTGGCCAGCCTGGAACAGTTAATAGACGAAACGCTCGCCGGCTGA